A DNA window from Engraulis encrasicolus isolate BLACKSEA-1 chromosome 3, IST_EnEncr_1.0, whole genome shotgun sequence contains the following coding sequences:
- the LOC134445042 gene encoding major histocompatibility complex class I-related gene protein-like — MAAGVKIAGNRSKYIEMNGLAGCELLEDGKPGPMFNKDAYNGEDVEVEYYDAIQDSLHTDRKLPDMNSFMWNHFSPTRYGLIYHPNCIKFLKERLEKEKKRVLKKVKPRVRLLRQTLEDSSVRLTCLATGFYPRHINLTLLRDGQPVPDHQITGGELLPNGDETYQMRKSLEVSTEELQQHHYTCTAQHLSLDNKLDIDLGGGSHLSDYSTTSTEDMQTTTAKEVPKNPKT, encoded by the exons atggcggctggGGTGAAAATCGCCGGAAATCGCTCAAAatacatagagatgaatgg ACTTGCTGGATGTGAACTGTTGGAGGATGGCAAACCAGGACCAATGTTCAACAAGGATGCTTATAATGGAGAGGATGTAGAGGTAGAGTATTATGATGCCATTCAAGATTCTCTTCACACCGATCGGAAGTTGCCAGACATGAACAGTTTCATGTGGAATCACTTCTCTCCAACGCGATATGGACTGATTTATCATCCCAACTGCATAAAATTTCTAAAAGAACGtcttgaaaaagaaaagaagcgcGTGCTAAAGAAAG TAAAACCCAGAGTCAGGCTCCTTCGGCAGACACTAGAGGACTCCTCGGTTCGCCTAACTTGCCTGGCCACTGGTTTCTACCCCCGTCACATCAACCTGACCCTGCTCAGAGACGGCCAGCCTGTGCCTGACCACCAGATCACTGGGGGGGAGCTGCTACCTAATGGAGATGAGACGTACCAGATGAGGAAGAGCCTGGAGGTCAGCACAGAGGAGCTACAGCAGCATCACTACACCTGCACAGCTCAACACCTCAgtctggacaacaaactggacatTGATTTAG GTGGAGGCTCCCACTTGAGTGACTACTCGACTACAA GCACAGAGGACATGCAGACAACCACAGCAAAAGAAGTGCCAAAGAACCCTAAGACATAA